From Oreochromis niloticus isolate F11D_XX linkage group LG15, O_niloticus_UMD_NMBU, whole genome shotgun sequence:
AAGTCTTGCGTTATCTCAGATGAGCTGTTACTTTTAGGTTATCCCCACATTCTTTACTTCACAAAGGAAGGATGAAAATATGGGATTTAAGAATATTCAGATTTCAGTTTGAATAAAGAAAGCCTTCCATTATGTAATCTAAAAATACCTACAAGCGACCTGTTATTCCAGCAAAATGACATCCTCCTGGAACATTGTGGAAATAACCACATGCAAAAATGAGGAGCTGTAAGAGTGGTGCTTCACATCTGACATGTGTCCTTGTTGttctggatgttgtgttttgacTCGGTGCTCCTCGCGCGCTGTGCCCCACTCAAACAACACAAGTTTCATCTTGACGGTTTTCTCATTTGTTCATCTGCGTATCTGTCTGCTGAGTGTGTGGCACCACTGCTGTGCGCTTATTAATAATACATCCTCAGCGTCTTTGTAGTGACAAGAGCCCTCAGACCGGTAAAGCAGACCAGCTCTGCTTTAACGCTCAAACTGATCAAGAGTTTACACAAAGCTTTTGCCTTCCAGAGAAAAACATCGTAGACATTGCGGACGTGAAGGCCACTCGGTTGGTTTGCACAGGCAggagctgtgtttgtgtgaaaaagCACTAAAGTGAATCTCTCTGTGAGTTTTAGCTTTAACAGATAGTTTGGGGATTACACTGCTGTGGTCATAACGCCAAAAcgttttgtttctgtgcatcgTTTTCTTACAGGGGATTCGTTCACGCATTTCCGGtttgcagaagaaaaagaatggGAGATGGACCAGCTTGATATCAGTCAGGTAAAATTATATCTCCACCGCTCCTTTTTAAAATTGATTTATGGAGTTTTACGTCTTTAAAATACACAGCAGTTACAGTTATAAAGCTAAAAGTGCTCTTGCAGCTGTGTTTACTTTGGTCATAATATGATGGACGAACGAGAAATCCTGGTGACTGAGGTGACCCTGTTAGTTTTCTTGACTCGGAGTAGTAAAGTGGCAACTTGTTTGGATGATTGTCTTGTTTAGTCCTTCTAAACCAGCATCCTATAGGTTCACTGGAGCCAACTATTTGATCCTAAGCGTCATAATTCAGTGAACTGTGGTGAACAGATACTTGCTCTAGTCTTACCTGTCCCCATCTAGGGTTGTGAACACACATTTAAGTCCAAAAGAATTCAAATGTAGTCACTTGAATATTCCGATTAAGATATCGGATTCATACTGTTGTTGTAGCACAGCGTTCATGTGCTTAATGTTGGACAAAAGAACAAGTTCATCCATTTACTATGAAGACTTTGAATCCGATAGTGCTCTCACTCACCTAAACTCTGTAGATACAAACATTTGTTTGCAGTCTGTGTTCTCATTTGTTCTCCAGATGGCAGGGATTGTTTTGGACCTCCCAGCTCTTACCCAGATTCTTCAAGAAGTGCCTTTGCATCAGAAACTCAACCTGGAGCCCGAGCTGATTCAGGCAAGTATCTCGCACAGTGTTAGCTGATGCCCAGCACACTGTGGTTGGGTGTTGTTCAGGAGAAAATACTAATTATGCAAGAAGGAAACACAGTTGCTTAGGTAAACTTTAACAACAAATATGTTTATACGGAGAAAATTAGGTTTTCTGTGTTCTGTGAACAAAAGATtttatttgcaaatcattgcattcatttattacattttacacagcatctcaactttttgggatttaggGTTGCAAGATATGGCATAGAGGCATGTCAGGTTAAATTaagtatatattaaaaaaactaaaacaatagACTGACCTTTTTGTATTTATTGGTACATGTCTGGTTACTTTCACCCAGTAGATTAATACACTGTGTTGATTACcttctgagaaaaaagaaaatatggcttctgtatctttgtgtttttctcagAGACATTCATGACACAagcagttttttattttgtgttttttactttaCCTGATGTTTCAGGTCTCAGCACCAGCAGAGCTGCCCAGTATGACTCTAGCACCTAAACAGGAAGTGCCAAAAATGTCCAAATTCACACCTCCATCCGCATCTTCAAAAAGCCTCAGCATCAGCCAGAAAGTCACCGTGGATGCAAACCCAGTGGGGGGCTCAGGCTCGCAGCTTTCTTccttggctgctgctgctgagactATGGTGGATGATGCTGATGAAGAGCTGGACAAGCTGCTCAACTTACAGAAACCAGTGTCAGGTGATGCAGGAAACCAGCCTGTCAGTGGTGCAGAAATGGAGAGCGCTGTTACAGAGAAGGGCAAGTATATTTAATGATAGTCTGTCCCTGCATGTTGAGCGATGTGGGATAGCCTGGGGAAAATATAGAAGATTAATGTCGCTCTTGAGTCTGTGGAGAATAGTAAGCTTCAGTTAGCTTAGTGTAGAGAAAGAAATTCATTAataatatatactgtatatttacTTTGTCGTGCACAACATATATCTTTTTGACGGTTGCGTGAGATCATAATCTTTTAACTGgaaagaataaacaaaacatgGCATGCTAGCAGTTTAACCTTAAAAGTGGCCATTGTGAAACTTTGGCACCTAAAGATTCGACTAGACACTTTGAAGTACTGTATTTGGATAATGTTTCTTAATAGAGTTATTATATTTTGGATTtactagtttttgtttttatttcatttgatatttagtggatttttttgtttttttattgttgaaattgtttagttttagtttaggtTATTGGGTtcatttttagtctttttaattattattgtatgATTGTCATGTGTCGTAGGCAACATTTGGGAAAATCGGTACAGGTATTACAAGAAAACTGCTTTTTGAAAGCATTTGACTCACCGACATCCAGAGTCTCAATAAGCACAGCCATCAATGCCTCATTCGGCAAGATGTTATAAAATTTACCCAACTAAAAAACACTAAGGATCATTCctacatattttttattgtattttaattagtttttttttcaatccaAAATTGTAGTTTTTACCTCTCAGCCGTAAAAGGGTTATTTGGTTATTGTTGGACAATAACCAAAGCAAGTAAATAAACACCCAAGCaagtaaataaagtttttttaagtatttaaaaaaaaaaaaaaaaaaaaaaaaaaaaaacacactacaATTTTAGGATTTTTTCACACATAGTGTTAGATCACTATAATAACCTTGTTTTTCGAATAGAAAGCTACCCAGATGATGATAACTTCCGCCTTTTGTactgacaagaaaaaaagaagccattGTTACTTAGGGCAATGTTTAAAGCCTAATGTTAACGCTAAAAAAATTTGAAGAATAAGCAGGTTGGTCTTTACATATTGAAAAATATCCAGCTATTACTGCAAGAGCAGCAAATTAAGACATTTTCTTGAAAGCAAATTTTtcagttgcactgaaaacttACCGGCTCATAACTCTGAAACAGATTCATTCCAcacagaattattatttttaaacacttCTAGTATGTTAAATATAATAATGTTACTGAGTTTTAGAGACGCTGGATAGCTGTTGATTTTCTGCTTTGCAGGATTGCAATATTCACATGTGGTGTAATTAAAGCACAGATAATAAAGTTAAAATTACTTAGCAGAAGGTAAGTTTAGAGGAAAGACTAAAAATATGTCTCCCATCATGTTATTAATCTGCAGAATGTGAGGAAGTGAAAGACGTGACAGCAAAGCCGATAGAAGAGAAAAAGATGGAGGTGGTGAAGGACAAAGACATCGCACCTCCACAGTCTGTGCCCAGCAAACAGGAAATGACTGAGGACGACCTGGAGGACTGGCTTGACAGCATGATCTCCTGACACTCAGGGAACTTGGTCATGGCAGTTCAATTGCTTCAACTTCCATCCTTGAAAAATTAAGTCCACCTGGAAGTTTATGATGCTAAAGTTTGATGCTTCCTTGTTTCACACGGACCTGCCTCCCCCCCCCATGCTGTAAGAGAGgcaatatgttttgttttggaggtGTAGAGGTTGGGACAGTACATCTCGAACATTTGTGAGAGTGTGTCAAAACGTTCCTGGAGCACACCCTGCTTCAGAGAGAGAATTCTCTGTTCCCTGTGAAAGTTTGACTCTGGAGTGTTTTGCTTCAGAGGAATGGTGACAGACGGGTAGTGAAAGAGGTCAAGGACGACACGTTTGGTTCACTGCGTCAGTTACTTTATTCATTTCCTCCCCCTCAtcaaaaaagaaatgcagtttacCAAAGCTACTACATACATATAAATGGCCAGACAAGAGCGGGTAACCAGTTTGTCGTCAATAAATTCTCGAACCAAGTTTTGCTGTTTAATTGTCCGTTTGTTGTGGGGTTCCTCTGCTGTAGAAACAAGTGCAGGTGGGCAGGACACCACAGTTCAGGAACAAAACCAAACTAAGCAACATTTACACAAGGATCATCTAGATATTATACaacaaatatttctttttctttttaaatgtaaaagccACAAAACTAGCTTTACCTAAATTTGCTTATAGCTAATCAAGAACAGAGCACTGCTTGTGTTAGGAGGGacaaaaatgatatttttttctcttttgcataGTTTTTTTTCATAAGGCACATCGGCACTTGATAAACACCTAAAGTGAGAGTTGTCTCTGGTCCTGGAAGAACCATCTTCATGTCATCAGAACGGTTTGAACCAGCTTTGAAAGGCAAATCAGGTCATTTCACTGGATGTTAACTAGATCATTACTAGCAGCACACATCCATTCACTTGTGGTTTGGGTAGGAAGTGACAGTAACATCCTGGCGGTAATCTAGAAATTGTGCATATTCAGACATTCAGTTGTCATGCTGTAACCCTTCACAATTATCAGATGTCTACAAACAACAAATTGTGCAGCAGGTTGGGGTTAAGCAAGTGAAAAAAGGCCATGTGAATCAGAATTAAAAGAATTATTTGCATAAAAGAGGCGTAGTGGCAGGAGACTATTTCAGTAACAACGAAGAACACGCAAACCCGAAATGTCCAATCGTCAGTTGTAAATCTTAGAGTCGTTATGTTTTGCGTTTGTGTCagaattcagattttttttttttttttcctctttacatTTTTCGACACTATGACGGTGTGTGTTTTGGTAACAGGGTGAAGTCAAGTTCAATGTCTTTTTTCCAGGTAGAAGCAAAGTGGAGATTGGGGTTCAGAGCAGCAGACAAGGCGGCCCGCTCTAACCCAGCTGGTCCTCATATTGCTTACGGAAGCAGTCTCCAGTGGGGAAGAAGTCCCAGCATCTCTCCTGGTACATCTTCCACACGTATGACTCCTGAAAAGGGAAAGGAATGGTTTAAAGGGGCAACGACTGCACATAGTTTTGGTTATACTCAGTCACAGTTAACTGTTTAGAGTAATATGGCGAGATCTTTTGTACTGTTCAGTCTTGCTGACCTCTGTCCTCAGAAAACTGTTAAGGCCAGATTTACCTACAATCTGCGTCAGCACAAAAACCTCCTTTGGCTTTGAGAAGCTGCTGTCGTGCTTTTACTAAAGAGGCGCAGAGTCACCTTTGCAAGTGAAAGATGTGGACACAGGTGTTTCTGTGGCTTGCGTTATTGCATGTATGCATGCCAACGTAGAAAAGAGCGCATCTTATTTTGAACTTGATGTGGTTGTGATAGTTGCCGCAAGGACTGTTCATTTATTTGAAATGAGAAGGGGAGAGTGGGAGAGACTGGGTGCGTATCTTGCACAGGTGGATACCTCAGAGCTCGGAGTGCAGTGCCAGAATTTCTCCTGGAACTCTGGGTCCCACATGAAATGGATTAACTAATAATCCCAATACAAGGCAGATGCATCTTGTTTTAGAGGGAGTGGagcagttttcagtgttttaggCTTGGTCACTTCTACACAGAGATCAATATATTATACAGACATCTCTGTCTTTCATCAACAGTGtgcacacctttttttttttagactccTATATACTCCTACACACCATATTGAAGTATTAATATATTAAAGTGTGTTAGTTTGTTTGATTAATGTCTAAATGTTACGATATGTACTATTGACTATAGTAATTATCTACAGTGTCACACCGcatgcagaaaataaaagcaatgtGCATTAAGCCACATGAACACATATCTAATttgccaatcacatggcaaTGACTCAGCAGACCGGTCAAGACCatttctgctgcaatatttcGATACTAGGTCAGAATTTAGCATAAACAACGTGAAAGTATCCACCCTGTCTCGTATCAGTGGGTCAGCCCGATGTTGATGGCGTAATAGTGTGGGAGATGTTTTCTTaacacactttgggccccttaaACCAACTAATTTTAACACCACAGCATGCCCGAGTATTAGCGTTAACCATGTCTGTCCCCCCCAATGTGTCACTGACCACAGTGTACTCCTCTTCTAATGGCTGCTTCTAACAGCATATCATGCCATGTCTCAAAGTCATGTTGAACTGATTTCTTGAATGTAACAATGAGTCTAATGCACTGAAATGGCCGCTAATGTTATCAGGTCTCAATCTAATCCGGAACTGAGAATTTGAGATTCATATTATGGGCGTGTATCTGATGCTATCAAGTCAATATGGAACAAAATCTGTTGGCAAAGGAGGGTCCAACCTGGTACTATCAACGTGTACCTAATAAATAGTCTGTGTTCATTGTTATCACAGCAGATCAGCTGTTACGCAGATTTAATTTGTATACAGTAGAACGGGATCATGACGCAGCCCTCCTCTTATGAATCCTGTGCTCCACCTGAGTCTCAGACCTCAGGACCAAACACAGTCGCCAGTAATTTCTAGCAGAAGATTTCTCCCTTATATGAAAAACATTCAAAGTttgtcttatttattttaagagaGGAACACGTGTAAAATCTGTGtttatgtattatttttgttaGCACATTAGTCACTCGCTCATGCTCCCTCATCAGGTCTGTCTGTTCTTGACCCATGAATAGACTGACTACATTCTTGTTTATAAATTGGTGGCTTGTAAGTAGATTAGCCTCAGAACTTTTCCTTCCCGTCATTACGTTTTTGCAATTGCACTATCACGGTAATAGGCCTTGCTTAGTAAATCTGGCCCTTTGTGTCACAAATTTCAGATGGTCTGACTGcaaacaataaaattattttccctaaaacataaatactatgatGATATATGATATTGTGAAATAGTTTCATCCCATCTGCAGTGACTATATATCCCATCAGTGGACAGATTAAGGATGTAGCTCAACGGCATGTCAGTGATTACACTGTTTTTGTGACTTATTCACTCCTAGTAGCTGAATGCGATCCTTTGCAGCTTAAAGGAATAACAAGTGCAAGATTTCTATTTCTTTGCTAAATTTGTATCATAAGAAAAAGTAcacaaacatcaaacagaaaaccaagttGAATCTCAGGTGCACAACAATAACAACTTAATAT
This genomic window contains:
- the aven gene encoding cell death regulator Aven gives rise to the protein MEGRVTRGRGGSGKRGGRGGNDGNSFVGEHRGRGRGGHHRGRGKRDHHRGRGRGGGAHAAEFHQRDQDEGDSYQEDDDSTEVFSRRKLESNWDRYEESERPEPDDDTPTQRGTDYHVLLASAGDSFTHFRFAEEKEWEMDQLDISQMAGIVLDLPALTQILQEVPLHQKLNLEPELIQVSAPAELPSMTLAPKQEVPKMSKFTPPSASSKSLSISQKVTVDANPVGGSGSQLSSLAAAAETMVDDADEELDKLLNLQKPVSGDAGNQPVSGAEMESAVTEKECEEVKDVTAKPIEEKKMEVVKDKDIAPPQSVPSKQEMTEDDLEDWLDSMIS